A genomic window from Peromyscus maniculatus bairdii isolate BWxNUB_F1_BW_parent chromosome 1, HU_Pman_BW_mat_3.1, whole genome shotgun sequence includes:
- the LOC143272189 gene encoding pregnancy-specific glycoprotein 22-like isoform X1, protein MEVSSMIPCKGCTSWQGLLLTASLLICCHLATTAKVTIESVPLNVFEGDNVLLHVHNLPENLLAFAWFKRLTKMKHRIALYALNINLFVPGPAHVGRETVYRNGSLWIQNVTHKDTGFYTLETINRHGRTVSITTMYLHVYNNLFTHGCPHTSARLVIESVPPRVAEGSSVLLLVHNLPENLRVLFWYKGVIYFKKLEVARHIAEKNSSMLGPAHSGRETVYSNGSLLLHNVTCEDMGFYTLRTMSRGVKVESAHVQLQVDPSSCTCCNPLPSGPLTIEPVPRNAIEGESVLLQVHNLPEDLQAFSWYKGVYISPVFKIAEYSRTRNSITQGLEHSGRETVYTNGSLLLQDVTVKDPGYYTLQILNRVLGSVTTHVQFHVNKDLLGEHSRGQPWEPVTMPLLGVSDTTVTVQSSVLFSCLTADIGISICWIFNNQSLQLTERMSLSPMNCGLRIDPVRSEDAGEYKCEVFNPVSSKTSLPVSLVVMHE, encoded by the exons atggaggtgtCCTCTATGATTCCCTGCAAGGGCTGTACCTCCTGGCAGGGGCTCCTGCTCACAG cCTCCCTTTTAATCTGCTGTCATTTAGCCACCACTGCTAAAGTCACCATTGAATCAGTGCCACTCAATGTGTTCGAAGGAGACAATGTCCTTCTACATGTCCACAATCTGCCAGAGAATCTTCTAGCCTTTGCTTGGTTCAAAAGGCTgacaaaaatgaaacacagaatTGCACTCTATGCACTGAACATCAATTTATTTGTGCCAGGGCCTGCACATGTTGGTAGAGAGACAGTGTACCGCAACGGATCCCTGTGGATTCAGAATGTCACCCATAAGGACACAGGATTCTATACCCTAGAGACCATAAATAGACATGGACGAACTGTATCAATAACAACCATGTACCTCCATGTGTACA aCAACTTATTCACCCATGGGTGCCCTCACACCTCTGCCCGGCTCGTTATCGAATCAGTTCCACCCAGGGTTGCAGAAGGGTCAAGCGTTCTTCTACTTGTTCACAATCTCCCAGAGAATCTTCGAGTCCTTTTCTGGTACAAAGGTGTGATTTATTTCAAGAAATTGGAAGTCGCCAGACACATAGCAGAGAAGAATTCAAGTATGCTGGGCCCTGCACACAGCGGTAGAGAGACAGTGTATAGCAATGGATCCCTGCTGCTCCACAATGTCACATGTGAAGACATGGGATTCTACACCCTACGGACTATGAGTAGAGGTGTGAAAGTAGAATCAGCACATGTGCAACTCCAGGTGGACC cTTCCTCTTGTACTTGCTGCAACCCTCTCCCTTCTGGCCCACTCACCATAGAACCAGTGCCACGGAATGCTATCGAAGGGGAAAGCGTTCTTCTCCAAGTCCATAATCTGCCAGAAGATCTGCAAGCCTTTTCCTGGTACAAAGGAGTGTATATCAGTCCTGTCTTTAAAATCGCAGAATACAGCAGAACCAGAAATTCCATCACCCAGGGGCTTGAACACAGTGGAAGAGAGACAGTGTACACCAACGGATCCCTGCTGCTCCAAGATGTCACTGTAAAAGACCCAGGCTATTACACACTTCAAATTTTAAACAGAGTTTTGGGAAGTGTGACGACACACGTGCAATTCCATGTGAACA AGGACCTGTTGGGAGAACACAGCAGAGGACAGCCCTGGG AGCCTGTGACAATGCCCTTGCTGGGAGTCTCTGATACCACAGTCACAGTACAGAGCTCTGTGCTCTTCAGTTGCCTCACAGCTGATATTGGAATCTCCATCTGTTGGATCTTCAATAATCAGAGTCTGCAGCTCACAGAGAGGATGTCCCTGTCCCCCATGAATTGTGGACTCAGAATAGATCCTGTCAGGAGCGAGGATGCGGGAGAGTATAAGTGTGAGGTCTTCAACCCTGTCAGTTCGAAGACCAGTCTCCCTGTCAGCCTGGTTGTGATGCATGAGTAA
- the LOC143272189 gene encoding pregnancy-specific glycoprotein 22-like isoform X3: MEVSSMIPCKGCTSWQGLLLTGPAHVGRETVYRNGSLWIQNVTHKDTGFYTLETINRHGRTVSITTMYLHVYNNLFTHGCPHTSARLVIESVPPRVAEGSSVLLLVHNLPENLRVLFWYKGVIYFKKLEVARHIAEKNSSMLGPAHSGRETVYSNGSLLLHNVTCEDMGFYTLRTMSRGVKVESAHVQLQVDPSSCTCCNPLPSGPLTIEPVPRNAIEGESVLLQVHNLPEDLQAFSWYKGVYISPVFKIAEYSRTRNSITQGLEHSGRETVYTNGSLLLQDVTVKDPGYYTLQILNRVLGSVTTHVQFHVNKDLLGEHSRGQPWEPVTMPLLGVSDTTVTVQSSVLFSCLTADIGISICWIFNNQSLQLTERMSLSPMNCGLRIDPVRSEDAGEYKCEVFNPVSSKTSLPVSLVVMHE, encoded by the exons atggaggtgtCCTCTATGATTCCCTGCAAGGGCTGTACCTCCTGGCAGGGGCTCCTGCTCACAG GGCCTGCACATGTTGGTAGAGAGACAGTGTACCGCAACGGATCCCTGTGGATTCAGAATGTCACCCATAAGGACACAGGATTCTATACCCTAGAGACCATAAATAGACATGGACGAACTGTATCAATAACAACCATGTACCTCCATGTGTACA aCAACTTATTCACCCATGGGTGCCCTCACACCTCTGCCCGGCTCGTTATCGAATCAGTTCCACCCAGGGTTGCAGAAGGGTCAAGCGTTCTTCTACTTGTTCACAATCTCCCAGAGAATCTTCGAGTCCTTTTCTGGTACAAAGGTGTGATTTATTTCAAGAAATTGGAAGTCGCCAGACACATAGCAGAGAAGAATTCAAGTATGCTGGGCCCTGCACACAGCGGTAGAGAGACAGTGTATAGCAATGGATCCCTGCTGCTCCACAATGTCACATGTGAAGACATGGGATTCTACACCCTACGGACTATGAGTAGAGGTGTGAAAGTAGAATCAGCACATGTGCAACTCCAGGTGGACC cTTCCTCTTGTACTTGCTGCAACCCTCTCCCTTCTGGCCCACTCACCATAGAACCAGTGCCACGGAATGCTATCGAAGGGGAAAGCGTTCTTCTCCAAGTCCATAATCTGCCAGAAGATCTGCAAGCCTTTTCCTGGTACAAAGGAGTGTATATCAGTCCTGTCTTTAAAATCGCAGAATACAGCAGAACCAGAAATTCCATCACCCAGGGGCTTGAACACAGTGGAAGAGAGACAGTGTACACCAACGGATCCCTGCTGCTCCAAGATGTCACTGTAAAAGACCCAGGCTATTACACACTTCAAATTTTAAACAGAGTTTTGGGAAGTGTGACGACACACGTGCAATTCCATGTGAACA AGGACCTGTTGGGAGAACACAGCAGAGGACAGCCCTGGG AGCCTGTGACAATGCCCTTGCTGGGAGTCTCTGATACCACAGTCACAGTACAGAGCTCTGTGCTCTTCAGTTGCCTCACAGCTGATATTGGAATCTCCATCTGTTGGATCTTCAATAATCAGAGTCTGCAGCTCACAGAGAGGATGTCCCTGTCCCCCATGAATTGTGGACTCAGAATAGATCCTGTCAGGAGCGAGGATGCGGGAGAGTATAAGTGTGAGGTCTTCAACCCTGTCAGTTCGAAGACCAGTCTCCCTGTCAGCCTGGTTGTGATGCATGAGTAA
- the LOC143272189 gene encoding pregnancy-specific glycoprotein 22-like isoform X2 — MEVSSMIPCKGCTSWQGLLLTASLLICCHLATTAKVTIESVPLNVFEGDNVLLHVHNLPENLLAFAWFKRLTKMKHRIALYALNINLFVPGPAHVGRETVYRNGSLWIQNVTHKDTGFYTLETINRHGRTVSITTMYLHVYNNLFTHGCPHTSARLVIESVPPRVAEGSSVLLLVHNLPENLRVLFWYKGVIYFKKLEVARHIAEKNSSMLGPAHSGRETVYSNGSLLLHNVTCEDMGFYTLRTMSRGVKVESAHVQLQVDPSSCTCCNPLPSGPLTIEPVPRNAIEGESVLLQVHNLPEDLQAFSWYKGVYISPVFKIAEYSRTRNSITQGLEHSGRETVYTNGSLLLQDVTVKDPGYYTLQILNRVLGSVTTHVQFHVNKPVTMPLLGVSDTTVTVQSSVLFSCLTADIGISICWIFNNQSLQLTERMSLSPMNCGLRIDPVRSEDAGEYKCEVFNPVSSKTSLPVSLVVMHE; from the exons atggaggtgtCCTCTATGATTCCCTGCAAGGGCTGTACCTCCTGGCAGGGGCTCCTGCTCACAG cCTCCCTTTTAATCTGCTGTCATTTAGCCACCACTGCTAAAGTCACCATTGAATCAGTGCCACTCAATGTGTTCGAAGGAGACAATGTCCTTCTACATGTCCACAATCTGCCAGAGAATCTTCTAGCCTTTGCTTGGTTCAAAAGGCTgacaaaaatgaaacacagaatTGCACTCTATGCACTGAACATCAATTTATTTGTGCCAGGGCCTGCACATGTTGGTAGAGAGACAGTGTACCGCAACGGATCCCTGTGGATTCAGAATGTCACCCATAAGGACACAGGATTCTATACCCTAGAGACCATAAATAGACATGGACGAACTGTATCAATAACAACCATGTACCTCCATGTGTACA aCAACTTATTCACCCATGGGTGCCCTCACACCTCTGCCCGGCTCGTTATCGAATCAGTTCCACCCAGGGTTGCAGAAGGGTCAAGCGTTCTTCTACTTGTTCACAATCTCCCAGAGAATCTTCGAGTCCTTTTCTGGTACAAAGGTGTGATTTATTTCAAGAAATTGGAAGTCGCCAGACACATAGCAGAGAAGAATTCAAGTATGCTGGGCCCTGCACACAGCGGTAGAGAGACAGTGTATAGCAATGGATCCCTGCTGCTCCACAATGTCACATGTGAAGACATGGGATTCTACACCCTACGGACTATGAGTAGAGGTGTGAAAGTAGAATCAGCACATGTGCAACTCCAGGTGGACC cTTCCTCTTGTACTTGCTGCAACCCTCTCCCTTCTGGCCCACTCACCATAGAACCAGTGCCACGGAATGCTATCGAAGGGGAAAGCGTTCTTCTCCAAGTCCATAATCTGCCAGAAGATCTGCAAGCCTTTTCCTGGTACAAAGGAGTGTATATCAGTCCTGTCTTTAAAATCGCAGAATACAGCAGAACCAGAAATTCCATCACCCAGGGGCTTGAACACAGTGGAAGAGAGACAGTGTACACCAACGGATCCCTGCTGCTCCAAGATGTCACTGTAAAAGACCCAGGCTATTACACACTTCAAATTTTAAACAGAGTTTTGGGAAGTGTGACGACACACGTGCAATTCCATGTGAACA AGCCTGTGACAATGCCCTTGCTGGGAGTCTCTGATACCACAGTCACAGTACAGAGCTCTGTGCTCTTCAGTTGCCTCACAGCTGATATTGGAATCTCCATCTGTTGGATCTTCAATAATCAGAGTCTGCAGCTCACAGAGAGGATGTCCCTGTCCCCCATGAATTGTGGACTCAGAATAGATCCTGTCAGGAGCGAGGATGCGGGAGAGTATAAGTGTGAGGTCTTCAACCCTGTCAGTTCGAAGACCAGTCTCCCTGTCAGCCTGGTTGTGATGCATGAGTAA
- the LOC143272189 gene encoding pregnancy-specific glycoprotein 22-like isoform X4, whose amino-acid sequence MRGGEKPQPLPIQRPAHVGRETVYRNGSLWIQNVTHKDTGFYTLETINRHGRTVSITTMYLHVYNNLFTHGCPHTSARLVIESVPPRVAEGSSVLLLVHNLPENLRVLFWYKGVIYFKKLEVARHIAEKNSSMLGPAHSGRETVYSNGSLLLHNVTCEDMGFYTLRTMSRGVKVESAHVQLQVDPSSCTCCNPLPSGPLTIEPVPRNAIEGESVLLQVHNLPEDLQAFSWYKGVYISPVFKIAEYSRTRNSITQGLEHSGRETVYTNGSLLLQDVTVKDPGYYTLQILNRVLGSVTTHVQFHVNKDLLGEHSRGQPWEPVTMPLLGVSDTTVTVQSSVLFSCLTADIGISICWIFNNQSLQLTERMSLSPMNCGLRIDPVRSEDAGEYKCEVFNPVSSKTSLPVSLVVMHE is encoded by the exons atgagaggaggagagaagcccCAACCACTCCCTATTCAAA GGCCTGCACATGTTGGTAGAGAGACAGTGTACCGCAACGGATCCCTGTGGATTCAGAATGTCACCCATAAGGACACAGGATTCTATACCCTAGAGACCATAAATAGACATGGACGAACTGTATCAATAACAACCATGTACCTCCATGTGTACA aCAACTTATTCACCCATGGGTGCCCTCACACCTCTGCCCGGCTCGTTATCGAATCAGTTCCACCCAGGGTTGCAGAAGGGTCAAGCGTTCTTCTACTTGTTCACAATCTCCCAGAGAATCTTCGAGTCCTTTTCTGGTACAAAGGTGTGATTTATTTCAAGAAATTGGAAGTCGCCAGACACATAGCAGAGAAGAATTCAAGTATGCTGGGCCCTGCACACAGCGGTAGAGAGACAGTGTATAGCAATGGATCCCTGCTGCTCCACAATGTCACATGTGAAGACATGGGATTCTACACCCTACGGACTATGAGTAGAGGTGTGAAAGTAGAATCAGCACATGTGCAACTCCAGGTGGACC cTTCCTCTTGTACTTGCTGCAACCCTCTCCCTTCTGGCCCACTCACCATAGAACCAGTGCCACGGAATGCTATCGAAGGGGAAAGCGTTCTTCTCCAAGTCCATAATCTGCCAGAAGATCTGCAAGCCTTTTCCTGGTACAAAGGAGTGTATATCAGTCCTGTCTTTAAAATCGCAGAATACAGCAGAACCAGAAATTCCATCACCCAGGGGCTTGAACACAGTGGAAGAGAGACAGTGTACACCAACGGATCCCTGCTGCTCCAAGATGTCACTGTAAAAGACCCAGGCTATTACACACTTCAAATTTTAAACAGAGTTTTGGGAAGTGTGACGACACACGTGCAATTCCATGTGAACA AGGACCTGTTGGGAGAACACAGCAGAGGACAGCCCTGGG AGCCTGTGACAATGCCCTTGCTGGGAGTCTCTGATACCACAGTCACAGTACAGAGCTCTGTGCTCTTCAGTTGCCTCACAGCTGATATTGGAATCTCCATCTGTTGGATCTTCAATAATCAGAGTCTGCAGCTCACAGAGAGGATGTCCCTGTCCCCCATGAATTGTGGACTCAGAATAGATCCTGTCAGGAGCGAGGATGCGGGAGAGTATAAGTGTGAGGTCTTCAACCCTGTCAGTTCGAAGACCAGTCTCCCTGTCAGCCTGGTTGTGATGCATGAGTAA